One Camelina sativa cultivar DH55 chromosome 3, Cs, whole genome shotgun sequence genomic window carries:
- the LOC104777038 gene encoding pyruvate dehydrogenase E1 component subunit beta-2, chloroplastic (The sequence of the model RefSeq protein was modified relative to this genomic sequence to represent the inferred CDS: added 116 bases not found in genome assembly), whose translation MSSIIHGPGAATALSTFNPVDSKKLTNLSVRSQRYIVAGSDASKKKSFGSSLTVRHSQKLIPNAAAVATKKEADTSASTGHELLLFEALQEGLEEEMDRDANVCVMGEDVGHYGGSYKVTKGLADKFGDLRVLDTPICENAFTGMAIGAAMTGLRPVIEGMNMGFLLLAFNQISNNCGMLHYTSGGQFTIPVVIRGPGGVGRQLGAEHSQRLESYFQSIPGIQMVACSTPYNAKGLMKAAIRSENPVILFEHVLLYNLKEKIPDEDYICNLEEAEMVRPGEHITILTYSRMRYHVMQAAKTLVNKGYDPEVIDIRSLKPFDLHTIGNSVKKTHRVLIVEECMRTGGIGASLTAAINENFHDYLDAPVMCLSSQDVPTPYAGTLEEWTVVQPAQIVTAVEQLCQ comes from the exons atgtcttcGATCATTCATGGACCTGGAGCTGCTACGGCGTTATCTACGTTTAATCCCGTCGATTCCAAGAAACTCACAAATCTTTCAG ACGAAGAAGGAGGCGGACACATCTGCGAGCActgg ACATGAACTATTGCTTTTCGAGGCTCTTCAGGAAGGTTTGGAAGAGGAGATGGACAGAGATGCAAATGTATGTGTTATGGGTGAAGATGTAGGCCATTACGGAGGCTCCTACAAGGTAACCAAAGGTCTTGCTGATAAATTTGGCGACCTCAGGGTTCTCGATACTCCTATTTGTGAAAATGCATTCACAGGTATGGCCATTGGAGCCGCCATGACTGGTCTAAGACCTGTCATTGAAGGTATGAACATGGGTTTCCTCCTCCTCGCCTTCAACCAAATCTCCAACAACTGTGGAATGCTTCACTACACTTCTGGTGGTCAGTTCACGATTCCCGTTGTCATCCGTGGTCCTGGTGGAGTGGGACGCCAGCTTGGTGCTGAGCATTCACAGCGGTTAGAATCTTACTTCCAGTCCATCCCTGGGATCCAGATGGTTGCTTGCTCGACTCCCTACAATGCCAAAGGCTTGATGAAAGCCGCCATAAGAAGCGAGAACCCTGTGATTCTTTTCGAACACGTTCTGCTTTACAATCTCAAGGAGAAAATCCCAGACGAAGACTAC ATCTGTAACCTTGAAGAAGCTGAGATGGTCAGACCAGGGGAACACATCACCATCCTCACTTACTCGCGGATGAGGTACCATGTGATGCAGGCAGCAAAAACTCTGGTGAACAAAGGGTATGACCCTGAGGTTATCGACATCAGGTCGCTAAAACCATTCGACCTCCACACGATCGGAAACTCAGTAAAGAAAACACACCGGGTTTTGATCGTGGAGGAGTGTATGAGAACCGGCGGGATTGGGGCAAGTCTTACAGCTGCCATCAACGAGAACTTTCATGACTACTTAGACGCTCCGGTAATGTGTTTGTCTTCTCAGGACGTTCCTACACCTTACGCTGGTACATTAGAGGAGTGGACCGTGGTTCAACCAGCTCAGATCGTGACCGCTGTTGAGCAGCTTTGCCAGTGA
- the LOC104777039 gene encoding uncharacterized protein LOC104777039, whose protein sequence is MELLYLLCSILYSSLTSFVLSLLLPFRFLLHRLFPSRFPVDPNVSFYQGTVWHDRLRPVRHSFRYSVRYALFDLDEATTTPSDHLSADEARRVSLTTGPIYLLTIPPSVGYEQNPLSLYYCYDLDGSSKRLTKCIAQVTNTPWGERVTFVFEPESDLVAKSLQVSPFMDMLGNWKIRANEPGEELSVSIESKHPHLGNYFSATLKAKRIPTTLVSDPAVFFWLMPHKVAIWIYWHALKLWWKNVPFIQHPRYTNPSYREESEKRDQELPCRGLDGLNADACSSSSSFGGCRFAWRDANWPWS, encoded by the exons ATGGAATTGCTTTATCTCCTCTGTTCGATCCTCTACTCCTCACTCACTTCCTTCgtactctctcttctcctcccATTTCGCTTCCTTCTGCACCGTCTCTTCCCCTCACGCTTCCCCGTAGATCCCAATGTCTCTTTCTACCAAGGTACCGTTTGGCATGACCGTCTCCGTCCTGTACGCCACTCGTTCCGTTACTCTGTTCGTTACGCTCTCTTCGACCTCGATGAAGCTACTACCACTCCGTCGGATCATCTCTCCGCCGATGAAGCTCGCCGTGTTTCTCTCACCACCGGGCCTAT CTATCTGTTGACAATACCACCAAGCGTTGGGTATGAACAAAACCCATTGAGTTTGTATTACTGCTACGACTTGGATGGATCAAGTAAACGCTTGACTAAATGCATTGCTCAG GTTACAAATACGCCATGGGGGGAACGAGTGACATTTGTATTCGAACCTGAATCTGACTTGGTTGCTAAATCATTACAAGTCAGTCCTTTCATG GATATGCTTGGGAACTGGAAAATTAGAGCTAATGAACCTGGAGAGGAGTTATCTGTCTCCATTGAATCGAAGCATCCTCATCTTGGTAACTATTTCTCTGCGACATTAAAGGCGAAAAGAATACCGACAACACTAGTGTCTGATCCTGCAGTTTTCTTCTGGTTGATGCCTCATAAGGTTGCGATATGGATTTATTGGCAT GCACTTAAACTGTGGTGGAAGAATGTACCTTTTATCCAACACCCGAGATACACGAACCCATCATACAGAGAGGAATCAGAGAAACGTGATCAAGAACTTCCTTGCCGCGGGTTAGATGGGTTAAATGCGGACgcttgtagtagtagtagtagttttgGAGGATGCCGCTTTGCGTGGCGAGATGCTAATTGGCCTTGGTCATga